The sequence below is a genomic window from Microbacterium sp. cx-55.
ACCCGCGCCGCATCCGTGCAGGCCTTCGCGGCGTACCAGCGCATGCTGGATGCGGGTGTCGCCCGCGAGGTGGCGCGCATCGTCCTGCCGCTGAACATCTACTCGTCGATGTACGTGACGGTCAATGCCCGGTCGCTGATGAACTTCCTGTCGCTGCGCACCAAGGTCGAGGGAACGCATTTCCCGTCCTTCCCGCAGCGCGAGATCGAGATGTGCGCCGAGAAGATGGAGACGGTGTGGCGCGAGCTGATGCCGCTCACGCACGCCGCGTTCAACGCCAACGGTCGCGTCTCCCCGTAACCCCGCTGACGGCGGGCGCCGTCAGCGCTCGTCGACGTCCACGAGCCATCCGGGCGACGACACTCGGCCCGGATCGCCGCCGTCGTCCGGGTCCCAGTCAGCCGAACCCGGCGACGGCACGGCGGGGCGAGCGCGGAGCCGGGCCTTCCCCGGCACGGGTTCGGACACGGTGATGAAGCGGCTCGGTCGCATGCCCGCGAACACGCCGGCGCCGAGGTCGAAGCTCTGCGCCGTCCACTCCTCGCCGTCCAGCGGCGCGTCACTGTCCGGCGGCGCACCGTGCCCGGGGCGACGAAGTTCCTGGCGTTCGACGTACTCCTGGGTGACCGCGTGGATCGCCGTGACGCGGCCCCGCACACGATCCGGGAAGAGCTCTTCGTGGTGGGACTCGACCGCATCCACGCTGCCCGCGATCTCGACGCCGAGCGTGTGGCGGAGCCACTCGTCGGGGCCGCGGTGGAAGATGCCGAAATCGACCTCGTCACCGACGGCGAACGCATCGCCGCAGCAGCTCCACTCCCAGTTCGTCAGCCAAAGGCGCGTCATGCGGAGAGAATACCGAGCCGGCTGAGTCGTCGTCAGGCCAGGCGTCCAAGGCGGATGGCGGCGTACGCGACTGCGGCGATCGTCTCGCCGTCGGTGATCTCGCCGCGGGAGATCATCTTCAGCGCCTCGCCGAACGGCACCCACCGCACCTCGTCGATGCCCTCTTCGTTCTGGGATGCAGCGGCATCCGCGGCCGGGCGGATTCCCCGTGCGAGGAAGACGTGCTCGGGCGCCTCGGCGATCCCGTTGAGGGCGTTCATCGTGCCGAGGTGTTCCCACGAGTCGGCCGCGAAGCCGGTCTCTTCGCGGAACTCGCGCTGGGCCGCCGCGAGCGGCTCCTCGCCGTCCGTCCCACCGGCGGGCACTTCGAGGGACGGGCCCGTCGTGTACCGGTCGAGACCGATGAGACAGACCCGCTCGTCGTCGTCGATCGCCACGACGAACACCGCCGGATGCTGCATCCGCACGGCCCCGTAGATGCCCTCTCCGTGGGGCCCGACGACGTCGTCCTCGCGCACGTGGATCCAGCGGTTCTCGTAGACGGTGCGGGTTGCGCGGGTCTGCCAGGCCATGCCCTCACCCTAGGGCGCGGGCGGGCGCGGGTCGGGCGCCCGCGGGTTCGGGTCCGCAGTCGTCGGATCCAGCGCCGCTGACTCGGCACACCTGTCACTCGCGGGCACATCAGCCCCACCGGTCCGACGACTCACGACCGCTCGAGGCGATTTCGACGGGTGCGCTGCCGCGGATGCTGCCCGCGGATGCCGCCCGCGGATGCCCCGCCGCACGGGCCACTTGTCCTCCCCACATGGCAGGGTGGGGAGCTCTGTCCCCCAGGTGGCGTCGGGCGCAGTCGCGGGTGCACGGCATCCGGCACAGTGGCGTGATGCGCCCGTCCACCGTCGCCGATGTCGTGAAAGAGAAGGGCGGCGTCTGCCGCAGCCGAGAGCTGATGGGCCGCGGCGCGAGCAGTGATGACCTGCGCCGCGCGGTCGCCGCAGATGCGGTTCTCCGCGTCCGCGAGGGCGTCTACGCGCTGCCGGAAGCGGAGCCGTCGGTCGTGGTCGCGGCTCTCCACGGCGGCGAGTCCGCGTGCGCAAGCGCCCTGCGGAGACTCGGGATCTGGGTGCTCGAACCGCAGCAGCGCTCGCACGTCTGGGTCGGTCCACGGGGGAGAGCGCATCCGCATCCGGGATGCGCCTGCGTCACCCATCGGGACGCGGGAACCTCGGCGTTCGGCGTGGTCGGCGTCGTGCAGGCGCTGGTACAGGTCGAGAGGTGCCTCGGCGGCGAGGCGTTCTTCGCCGCCTTCGAATCAGCGTGGCGGCTCGGGCTGCTCAGCACCGCGATGCGCGCGGAAGTGCGGGCCAGTCTCCCGGCGCGGCATCGGTGGCTCGTCGACATCGCGCGGCCGAGCGCCGACAGCGGCCTGGAATCCATCGTGCGGCTGCGGCTTCACCGCCTCGGGATCCCCATGGTGAGCCAGGCCTGGATCGACGATGTCGGCCGGGTCGACTTCCTGATCGACGGGATGCTGGTACTCGAGATCGACGGAAAAGAGAACCACGCGCGGCCAGAGCAGCGCCACCGCGACCTCCTGCGGGACGCCTCCGCCGCCGCGCGCGGCTACGAGACGCTGCGTTTCGACTACGCGATGGTGCTGTATTCCTGGCCCGTGGTGGAGCGCGCGGTCCTCGCGCGGCTCGAGGTGATCCGCAGTCGTCGGACTCGCTAGCCCCGGACCGCCCCACGAGCCTCGTTCGTGCACACCTGCCCCACCGGTCCGACGACTGCGGAGAACACGACGGCCGCGGGGCCCCGCCGCCCGGGCCCGCGCCCGCCGCACGCCGCCCGGGTGCGAACCGATACCCTGGAGATATGACGCACACGGGCAACCCCTTCGGACAGGTGCTCGTCGCCCTCATCACACCGATGACTGCCGATGGCGAGGTCGACTGGCCGGCCGTCGAGAAGCACATCGACGATGTCATCTCCTCCGGCGCCGACGGGATCGTCGTGACGGGAACGACGGGGGAGACCTCCACCCTGACCGACCCCGAGAAGCTCCGCCTCGTCGAGGTCGGCAAGGACGTCGCCGCGGGCCGCGCCAAGATCATCACGGGCGGCGGGTCGAACGAGACCGCGCACGCGATCGAGCTGTACCGCGCGAGCGAGCGAGCCGGGGCCGACGGCATCATGATCGTCACGCCGTACTACAACAAGCCGACCCAGGCCGGCATCCTCACCCACTTCCGTCTCGTCGCCGACGCGACGGATCTGCCGGTCATCCTGTACGACATTCCGGGTCGCACGGGCGTTCCGATCAAGTACGAGACGATCCTGCGACTCGCGAAGCACCCCAATATCCTCGCCATCAAAGATGCCAAGGGTGACTTCAGTGAAGTGAGCCGCGTGCTCAACCAGACCGATCTGATGTACTTCTCCGGCGACGACGCGAACGTGCTGCCGCACCTCGCGATCGGTGCGACCGGGCTGATCGGGGTCACCGCGAACGTTGCGGCGGCCCCGTACCGCACGATCATCGACGCGGTGAACCGCGGCGACCTCGCTGCCGCCACGGCCGAGCACAAGCGGCTCGAGCCGCTCGTTCGTGCCGTGATGACGCACGTGCCCGGCACCGTGAGTGCGAAGTACATCCTGCACGGCCTCGGCCGCATCTCGAGCCCGCGCGTGCGTTTGCCGCTCGTCGGTCCCGAGGAGTGGGAGGCCGCCCTCATCGAAGACGAGCTCGCGCACGTGAGCGACGTCGCCGACTTCTCCAACTTCCGCCCCGACCGCAATGCGGCCGCGGGCGGTGCCCTGCCCAAGGTGCACGGCACGACACGCTGACAAGAGCTCGCCCCGAGGCGAGCACGAGGAGCCCGCACCGCGCGGGCGGCCGCCGGGAGGCGGTGAGAGCGGATGCGGCGCCCCGCTGCATCCGGGAAGGCACGTTATGGCCACCACTCTGTACGATCCGCCCGCACTCGAATCCGGAACCCTCCGCGTCACGCCGCTCGGCGGACTCGGTGAGGTCGGTCGCAACATGACCGTCTTCGAGTACGACGGCAAGCTGCTCGTCGTCGACTGCGGGGTGCTGTTCCCCGAGGAGCACCAGCCGGGTGTCGACCTGATCCTGCCCGACTTCGCGCCGATTCGCGGACGCCTGAACGACATCGTCGGGATCGTGCTGACCCACGGCCACGAGGATCACGTCGGCGCGGTCCCGTACCTGCTGAAGCTGAAGAACGACATCCCTCTGATCGGCTCCGGCCTGACGCTCGCGCTCGTCGAGGCGAAGCTCAAGGAGCACCGCATCAAGTCGTACACGATGACGGTCAAGGAGGGCCAGGAGGAGAAGGTCGGCCCCTTCGATCTCGAGTTCGTGGCCGTCAACCACTCCATCCCGGATGCGTTGGCCGTCGCCATCCGCACGCCCGCCGGCACGGCGCTGGTCACGGGTGACTTCAAGATGGACCAACTGCCGCTCGACGGCCGCCTGACCGACCTCCGCGCGTTCGGCCGCCTCGGCGAGCAGGGCGTGGACCTCTTCCTC
It includes:
- a CDS encoding DUF6578 domain-containing protein, coding for MTRLWLTNWEWSCCGDAFAVGDEVDFGIFHRGPDEWLRHTLGVEIAGSVDAVESHHEELFPDRVRGRVTAIHAVTQEYVERQELRRPGHGAPPDSDAPLDGEEWTAQSFDLGAGVFAGMRPSRFITVSEPVPGKARLRARPAVPSPGSADWDPDDGGDPGRVSSPGWLVDVDER
- a CDS encoding NUDIX domain-containing protein; the encoded protein is MAWQTRATRTVYENRWIHVREDDVVGPHGEGIYGAVRMQHPAVFVVAIDDDERVCLIGLDRYTTGPSLEVPAGGTDGEEPLAAAQREFREETGFAADSWEHLGTMNALNGIAEAPEHVFLARGIRPAADAAASQNEEGIDEVRWVPFGEALKMISRGEITDGETIAAVAYAAIRLGRLA
- a CDS encoding endonuclease domain-containing protein; amino-acid sequence: MRPSTVADVVKEKGGVCRSRELMGRGASSDDLRRAVAADAVLRVREGVYALPEAEPSVVVAALHGGESACASALRRLGIWVLEPQQRSHVWVGPRGRAHPHPGCACVTHRDAGTSAFGVVGVVQALVQVERCLGGEAFFAAFESAWRLGLLSTAMRAEVRASLPARHRWLVDIARPSADSGLESIVRLRLHRLGIPMVSQAWIDDVGRVDFLIDGMLVLEIDGKENHARPEQRHRDLLRDASAAARGYETLRFDYAMVLYSWPVVERAVLARLEVIRSRRTR
- the dapA gene encoding 4-hydroxy-tetrahydrodipicolinate synthase, with translation MTHTGNPFGQVLVALITPMTADGEVDWPAVEKHIDDVISSGADGIVVTGTTGETSTLTDPEKLRLVEVGKDVAAGRAKIITGGGSNETAHAIELYRASERAGADGIMIVTPYYNKPTQAGILTHFRLVADATDLPVILYDIPGRTGVPIKYETILRLAKHPNILAIKDAKGDFSEVSRVLNQTDLMYFSGDDANVLPHLAIGATGLIGVTANVAAAPYRTIIDAVNRGDLAAATAEHKRLEPLVRAVMTHVPGTVSAKYILHGLGRISSPRVRLPLVGPEEWEAALIEDELAHVSDVADFSNFRPDRNAAAGGALPKVHGTTR